The Fictibacillus arsenicus genome contains a region encoding:
- a CDS encoding NfeD family protein produces MLVKRTRLLIYSICFIWGIYGLLSTQQVFSAGQGKTVTFIPVEHEVERGLEAFLERNIKKAEEDGTDHIVLEIYTPGGRVDAAIHIAKLMRETDIPITAYVVKNAFSAGAYIALNADDIVMKPSTTIGSAAVIDSQGNTAGQKAESAWKAEMLAAAELNDRDPLYAEAMVDPDVKIPELELKKGDLLTLTASEALKVGYAEKIAEDRQELLAYLDLEDAKILESEPTFADKIARFVTNPVIVPILLSLGSLGLVLELYTPGFGIAGSIGALSLFLFFYGHMIAGLAGWEAIILFVIGFILIIMEIFLPGGIMGIIGVVAMLTGLILAGGSLSGILIAIAIAIIVTIIGSYFFIRSFGYNGPLKRLVLFDSTSSEKGYLSHSERIDLTGKMGITATPLRPAGSVKIDDEYIDVVSEGSFIGKDEKVKIVKVSGGRVVVRLAENKE; encoded by the coding sequence ATTTTAGTGAAAAGGACCCGATTGCTGATCTATAGCATATGTTTTATATGGGGAATTTACGGTTTATTATCAACCCAGCAAGTTTTTTCAGCTGGTCAAGGGAAAACCGTAACATTTATTCCTGTTGAGCATGAAGTTGAAAGAGGTCTTGAGGCTTTTTTAGAAAGAAATATTAAAAAAGCTGAAGAGGATGGTACTGACCATATCGTACTCGAGATCTATACTCCAGGCGGACGGGTAGACGCAGCAATACATATAGCAAAACTGATGAGGGAAACAGACATACCAATTACTGCGTACGTTGTGAAAAATGCTTTTTCTGCAGGTGCTTATATAGCTTTAAATGCTGATGACATCGTTATGAAACCTTCTACTACGATTGGTTCAGCCGCTGTTATAGACAGCCAGGGAAATACAGCAGGACAAAAGGCAGAATCAGCATGGAAGGCAGAGATGCTGGCCGCAGCAGAACTTAACGATCGTGATCCATTATATGCAGAGGCAATGGTCGACCCTGATGTTAAAATTCCTGAGCTTGAGTTAAAGAAAGGTGATCTTCTGACATTAACTGCAAGTGAAGCTTTAAAAGTGGGTTATGCTGAAAAGATTGCAGAGGATCGACAGGAACTATTAGCCTATTTAGACCTGGAAGATGCTAAGATTTTAGAATCGGAACCTACTTTTGCCGATAAAATAGCCCGTTTTGTAACAAATCCAGTTATCGTGCCGATACTGCTTTCTTTAGGAAGCTTAGGACTCGTACTTGAATTATATACACCAGGGTTTGGTATAGCAGGATCTATAGGCGCACTGTCATTATTCTTGTTTTTCTATGGTCATATGATAGCTGGTTTAGCAGGCTGGGAAGCAATCATTTTGTTCGTGATAGGATTTATTTTAATCATAATGGAGATATTTTTGCCCGGAGGTATTATGGGCATAATTGGGGTGGTAGCCATGCTAACTGGTTTGATACTTGCAGGTGGTTCTTTATCAGGAATCCTGATCGCGATTGCGATAGCCATTATTGTAACAATTATTGGCTCATACTTTTTCATCCGCTCGTTTGGTTACAATGGTCCGCTAAAACGTTTAGTGCTCTTCGATTCAACAAGTTCTGAAAAAGGGTACCTTTCGCACAGCGAACGTATTGATCTAACCGGAAAGATGGGGATTACTGCTACACCGTTACGACCTGCTGGCAGTGTCAAAATTGATGACGAGTATATTGATGTTGTATCAGAAGGTTCTTTTATTGGAAAAGATGAAAAAGTTAAAATTGTAAAAGTTAGCGGAGGCCGTGTCGTAGTGAGGCTGGCCGAAAATAAAGAATGA
- the deoC gene encoding deoxyribose-phosphate aldolase has translation MSNLNVARMIDHTALKAETTKKEILTLCEEAKKYNFFSVCVNPTWVYTAFEQLKDSDVAVCTVIGFPLGANTPEVKAFETKNAIENGATEVDMVINIGALKDGNYELVEQDVRAVVEAAKGKALTKAIIETALLTDEEKVKACEIAVKAGIDFVKTSTGFSTGGATAEDIKLMRETVGPNIGVKASGAVRDRETALAMIEAGATRIGASAGIAIVEGGTSTSDY, from the coding sequence ATGAGCAATTTAAACGTTGCAAGAATGATTGATCACACAGCTTTAAAAGCAGAAACTACAAAGAAAGAAATTTTGACTCTTTGTGAAGAAGCTAAAAAATATAATTTCTTTTCTGTATGTGTTAACCCAACTTGGGTATATACAGCTTTCGAACAACTAAAAGATTCTGATGTAGCAGTATGTACTGTTATCGGTTTTCCTCTTGGTGCAAACACTCCTGAAGTAAAAGCATTCGAAACTAAAAATGCTATTGAAAATGGTGCGACTGAAGTTGATATGGTAATTAACATCGGCGCTTTAAAAGATGGCAACTACGAGCTTGTTGAACAAGACGTTCGTGCTGTTGTTGAAGCTGCAAAAGGCAAGGCATTAACAAAGGCAATTATTGAAACTGCTCTTTTAACTGACGAAGAAAAAGTGAAAGCGTGTGAGATCGCTGTAAAAGCTGGAATTGACTTTGTTAAAACATCAACTGGCTTCTCAACTGGCGGAGCTACAGCAGAAGATATTAAACTTATGCGTGAAACTGTCGGACCAAACATTGGTGTAAAAGCTTCTGGAGCAGTCAGAGACCGCGAGACAGCCTTAGCAATGATCGAAGCTGGTGCAACGCGTATTGGAGCTAGTGCAGGGATTGCTATTGTTGAAGGCGGAACGTCTACTTCTGATTACTAA
- the rpsU gene encoding 30S ribosomal protein S21 produces the protein MAETRVRKNESIDDALRRFKRSVSKDGTLAEVKKRKHYEKPSVKRKKKAEAARKRKF, from the coding sequence ATGGCAGAAACACGTGTTCGCAAGAACGAATCCATTGATGATGCTCTTCGTCGTTTTAAAAGATCCGTTTCCAAAGATGGAACATTGGCTGAAGTTAAAAAGCGCAAGCATTATGAAAAGCCAAGCGTAAAGCGAAAGAAGAAGGCTGAGGCAGCAAGAAAGCGTAAGTTCTAA
- a CDS encoding GatB/YqeY domain-containing protein: protein MSLLDTLNQDMKQAMKNKDKQKLSVIRMLKASLQNEAIKHGRELNEEEELTVLAREMKQRKDSLQEFEKAGREDLVAGLQDEIAVLTPYLPKQLTEEELHEIVAQTISETGAASKADMGKVMGALMPKVKGKADGGLVNRIVQQQLS, encoded by the coding sequence ATGAGTCTTCTTGATACATTAAATCAAGACATGAAGCAAGCGATGAAGAACAAAGATAAGCAAAAGCTTTCTGTAATTCGTATGTTGAAGGCATCTCTTCAAAATGAGGCCATCAAACATGGACGCGAATTAAATGAGGAAGAAGAGCTCACTGTGCTTGCACGCGAGATGAAACAAAGAAAAGACTCCCTCCAAGAATTCGAAAAAGCTGGCCGCGAAGATTTAGTCGCTGGTCTTCAAGATGAAATTGCTGTTCTTACGCCATATCTTCCTAAACAGTTGACTGAAGAAGAACTACATGAAATTGTTGCTCAAACAATTTCAGAAACTGGGGCTGCTTCTAAAGCTGACATGGGTAAAGTTATGGGTGCACTTATGCCTAAAGTTAAAGGGAAAGCCGATGGCGGTCTCGTTAACCGTATAGTGCAGCAACAATTATCATAA
- the floA gene encoding flotillin-like protein FloA (flotillin-like protein involved in membrane lipid rafts) has translation MLELSSIASIVIIGLIVIALAVLFTFVPVMLWISALAAGVRVGIFTLVGMRLRRVIPNRVVNPLIKAVKAGLELSTNQLESHYLAGGNVDRVVNALIAAHRANIELSFERAAAIDLAGRDVLEAVQMSVNPKVIETPFIAGVALDGIEVKAKARITVRANIDRLVGGAGEETIIARVGEGIVSTIGSSETHKKVLENPDMISQTVLSKGLDAGTAFEILSIDIADIDIGKNIGAELQTDQAMADKNIAQAKAEERRAMAVANEQEMKARVQEMRAKVVEAEAEVPMALAEALRSGNMGFMDYMNMKNIMADTTMRESISKSSNPDKENDDKGRKM, from the coding sequence ATGTTAGAACTTAGCTCAATTGCAAGTATTGTAATCATTGGTCTTATAGTAATTGCTTTGGCAGTATTGTTTACTTTTGTCCCTGTAATGCTTTGGATTTCTGCACTGGCTGCAGGAGTAAGAGTAGGCATCTTTACCTTAGTAGGAATGAGATTAAGAAGGGTTATTCCAAACCGTGTCGTAAATCCATTGATTAAAGCAGTAAAAGCGGGATTAGAATTAAGTACAAATCAGCTTGAGAGCCACTATCTCGCAGGAGGAAACGTTGACCGTGTAGTAAATGCATTGATTGCTGCACACCGAGCTAACATCGAACTTAGCTTTGAAAGAGCGGCAGCAATCGATCTTGCAGGCCGTGATGTACTTGAAGCTGTACAGATGAGTGTTAATCCAAAAGTGATCGAAACTCCTTTTATCGCTGGTGTAGCTTTGGATGGTATTGAAGTGAAAGCTAAAGCAAGAATTACAGTAAGAGCAAATATTGACCGTCTTGTAGGTGGTGCTGGTGAAGAAACAATCATCGCTCGTGTTGGTGAAGGAATAGTCAGTACAATCGGTTCTTCTGAAACACATAAAAAAGTACTTGAGAATCCCGATATGATTTCTCAAACAGTCCTTTCAAAAGGTCTAGATGCAGGAACAGCTTTCGAAATTCTTTCGATTGATATTGCGGATATTGATATCGGAAAGAATATCGGTGCAGAACTGCAAACAGATCAAGCGATGGCAGATAAGAATATTGCACAGGCAAAAGCAGAAGAAAGACGTGCGATGGCAGTAGCGAACGAACAAGAAATGAAAGCAAGAGTCCAGGAGATGAGAGCAAAAGTTGTGGAAGCAGAAGCAGAAGTACCGATGGCATTAGCCGAAGCTCTGCGTTCAGGCAATATGGGCTTTATGGATTACATGAACATGAAGAACATTATGGCAGATACGACCATGAGAGAATCGATCAGTAAGTCTTCTAATCCAGATAAAGAGAACGATGATAAAGGACGGAAAATGTAA
- the yqfC gene encoding sporulation protein YqfC encodes MGKLRQQVSKWMMQNLELPADAVMDLPRITMIGQLHIYIENHRGVKAFSNEQLKLKLKQGTLVISGREFVIKTILPEEILLEGTISSVDFEND; translated from the coding sequence ATGGGAAAATTGCGGCAGCAAGTAAGCAAATGGATGATGCAGAACCTTGAATTACCAGCAGACGCAGTAATGGATTTACCCCGGATAACGATGATTGGACAACTACACATTTATATAGAAAATCACAGGGGCGTAAAAGCTTTTTCCAATGAACAGCTCAAGCTTAAATTGAAGCAAGGCACTCTCGTCATTTCGGGCAGGGAATTTGTCATTAAAACCATTCTTCCAGAAGAGATTCTATTAGAAGGAACCATCTCTTCAGTGGATTTTGAAAACGATTAA